From Neisseria musculi, the proteins below share one genomic window:
- a CDS encoding aldo/keto reductase has product MQKLPKTALGTWSWGTSFAGGDAVFGNNLTEAQIKEVFDTAMLEGLNLWDTAAVYGMGSSETELGKLVRKYPQGSVLLSTKFTPQTADESAADPVAAMLEGSLQRLGADAVDIYWIHNAHDVERWTPMLVPLLQSGKVKAVGVSNHNLAQIKRANEILGGAGFKVEAVQNHYSLLYRESEKAGILDYCKANGITFFAYMVLEQGALSGKYNPQNPLPQGSQRAETYNKMLPQLQKLTDAMAEIGAAQNAGAAQVAVAWAVAKGTLPIIGATKTRHVTDAAKAARLVLSADDIARLEKLADETGADTRGEWENPMA; this is encoded by the coding sequence ATGCAGAAATTACCGAAAACCGCACTGGGCACCTGGTCGTGGGGCACAAGTTTTGCCGGCGGCGATGCTGTGTTCGGCAACAACTTAACCGAAGCGCAGATAAAAGAAGTGTTCGACACCGCCATGCTGGAAGGGCTGAACCTGTGGGACACCGCCGCCGTGTACGGCATGGGCAGCTCTGAAACCGAGCTGGGCAAACTGGTGCGCAAATATCCGCAAGGCAGCGTGCTGTTATCGACCAAATTCACCCCGCAAACCGCCGATGAATCCGCTGCCGACCCCGTGGCTGCCATGCTCGAAGGCAGCCTGCAACGCCTGGGCGCAGATGCTGTCGATATTTACTGGATTCACAACGCCCATGACGTAGAACGTTGGACGCCGATGCTGGTTCCGCTGCTGCAAAGCGGCAAAGTGAAAGCCGTGGGCGTTTCCAACCACAATCTTGCGCAAATCAAGCGGGCGAATGAAATTTTGGGCGGCGCGGGCTTCAAGGTCGAAGCCGTGCAGAACCACTACAGCCTGCTTTACCGCGAATCCGAAAAGGCGGGCATTCTCGATTACTGCAAAGCAAACGGCATCACCTTTTTTGCCTATATGGTGTTGGAGCAGGGCGCGTTAAGCGGAAAATACAATCCGCAAAACCCCTTGCCGCAAGGCAGCCAACGCGCCGAAACCTACAACAAAATGCTGCCGCAGCTGCAAAAACTCACCGATGCGATGGCCGAAATCGGCGCGGCGCAAAATGCGGGCGCAGCACAGGTGGCCGTGGCTTGGGCGGTTGCCAAAGGCACGCTGCCCATTATCGGCGCCACCAAAACCCGCCACGTAACCGATGCCGCCAAAGCCGCGCGATTGGTGCTTTCGGCCGATGACATTGCCCGGCTGGAAAAGCTGGCAGACGAAACCGGCGCGGACACACGCGGCGAGTGGGAAAACCCGATGGCCTGA
- a CDS encoding putative quinol monooxygenase, which translates to MNKKSALLLALAAGLSAQAAPVFNAFELGVQSGRTAQYDAVGENNIRTSIQTEKGTLAMYSVKQKADPDMAYMFEIYADEAAYQTHAQSPQYRAFLAASPKILTDHKQRIALPPVFLGDKKIRPSETSRINLERVEVKPQHSRAFARAVTAEMVQSLKAEKGVLAMYAATEQDNPNKWLFFEIYADDAAYETHRQTPHFQHYLKQTAAMIADRQTIDITPAYLGNQGGLLFHAPEP; encoded by the coding sequence ATGAACAAAAAAAGCGCGTTGCTATTGGCTTTGGCGGCGGGCTTGTCCGCCCAAGCCGCGCCGGTTTTCAATGCCTTTGAGCTGGGCGTGCAAAGCGGCCGAACCGCGCAATACGATGCGGTGGGCGAAAACAATATCCGCACTTCAATCCAAACCGAAAAAGGCACGCTGGCGATGTATTCGGTGAAGCAGAAAGCCGATCCGGATATGGCGTATATGTTTGAAATTTATGCCGATGAAGCGGCGTATCAGACACACGCCCAATCGCCGCAATACCGCGCCTTTCTCGCTGCCTCCCCGAAAATCCTCACCGACCACAAACAGCGCATTGCCTTACCCCCCGTTTTTCTGGGCGACAAGAAAATCAGGCCGTCTGAAACAAGCCGCATCAATCTGGAGAGGGTGGAAGTGAAACCGCAACACAGCCGGGCATTCGCCCGCGCCGTTACCGCTGAAATGGTGCAATCGTTGAAAGCGGAAAAGGGCGTGCTGGCGATGTATGCCGCAACGGAGCAGGATAATCCCAACAAATGGCTGTTTTTTGAAATCTACGCCGATGATGCCGCCTACGAAACGCACCGCCAAACGCCCCATTTTCAACATTATCTGAAGCAGACCGCAGCCATGATTGCCGACAGGCAGACCATCGACATCACCCCCGCCTATCTGGGCAATCAGGGCGGGCTGCTTTTTCATGCACCCGAGCCGTAA
- a CDS encoding cytochrome b/b6 domain-containing protein: MKQKLKVWDLPTRIFHWTLAAATAFMWYSAETGGNLLTWHLRVGLLILALVVFRICWGLWGSDTARFANFVRGPGQIARYLKGGISENEQPGHNPLGALMVLALLAAVLFQVATGLFANDENTFTNSGYLNGWAGDGLGSTLRTVHVTFFNALLGLICIHVATIFIYKFLKKHDLIKPMITGYKFIEGKLPALAFAGSGKLATALAVAAAVAAAVWFAGTAG; the protein is encoded by the coding sequence ATGAAGCAAAAACTGAAAGTTTGGGATTTGCCCACGCGGATTTTCCATTGGACGCTGGCGGCCGCCACCGCCTTTATGTGGTACAGCGCCGAAACGGGCGGCAACCTTTTGACATGGCATTTGCGGGTGGGGCTGTTGATATTGGCGCTGGTTGTGTTCCGCATCTGCTGGGGGCTGTGGGGCAGCGACACAGCACGCTTTGCCAACTTTGTGCGCGGGCCGGGGCAGATTGCACGCTATCTCAAAGGCGGAATCAGCGAAAACGAACAACCCGGCCACAACCCGTTGGGCGCGCTGATGGTGTTGGCCCTGCTGGCGGCGGTGCTGTTTCAGGTGGCAACGGGTTTGTTTGCCAACGATGAAAACACATTCACCAACAGCGGCTATCTCAACGGCTGGGCAGGCGACGGCTTGGGCAGCACGCTGCGCACCGTGCACGTTACCTTTTTCAATGCGTTATTGGGCTTAATCTGCATACACGTTGCCACCATTTTTATTTATAAATTTCTAAAAAAGCATGATCTGATCAAACCCATGATCACCGGCTATAAATTTATCGAAGGCAAGCTGCCTGCATTAGCATTTGCCGGCAGCGGCAAACTGGCAACGGCTTTGGCTGTTGCGGCTGCCGTTGCGGCGGCGGTGTGGTTTGCCGGCACTGCCGGTTAG
- a CDS encoding NAD(P)H-hydrate dehydratase: MMFSSPYQSKRFAAQLEAALQFPQLFTPRAADSHKGTHGTLAVVGGAAGMSGAVILAATAAIYSGCGKVWAGFNQNTLPLPVVPERPEIMLATAPVLQQRDDISAWVFGCGLGLCSEAASLLRTQLQRCGNEPLLLDADALTLLARHPEAAAQAGRRGNVILTPHPAEAARLLGISTADVQADRGQAAECISRRFNAYTVLKGRHTSICAPNGSLLHTNRSGNPGLAAAGSGDVLSGIIGSLLAQSISPEQAICGGVWLHGAAADVLKDSETGETGMLSGEIAPAARWLRNRITANLHPESQARETLLP, encoded by the coding sequence ATGATGTTTTCAAGCCCTTACCAAAGTAAACGTTTTGCCGCCCAGTTGGAGGCCGCTTTGCAGTTTCCGCAGCTTTTCACGCCGCGCGCGGCCGACAGCCACAAAGGCACACACGGCACGCTGGCGGTTGTCGGCGGCGCGGCGGGCATGAGCGGTGCCGTGATTTTGGCCGCCACAGCCGCCATCTACAGCGGCTGCGGCAAAGTGTGGGCGGGCTTCAACCAAAACACCCTGCCCCTGCCTGTTGTTCCCGAACGCCCCGAAATTATGCTCGCCACCGCGCCTGTGTTACAGCAGCGCGACGACATCAGTGCCTGGGTGTTCGGCTGCGGCTTGGGGTTGTGTAGCGAAGCCGCATCCTTGCTGCGCACTCAATTGCAGCGTTGTGGAAACGAACCGCTGCTGCTGGATGCCGATGCCCTTACTCTGCTGGCGCGCCACCCGGAAGCAGCGGCACAGGCAGGCAGGCGCGGCAATGTTATTCTCACGCCCCACCCCGCAGAAGCCGCCCGCCTGCTGGGCATATCTACCGCTGATGTGCAGGCAGACCGCGGACAGGCAGCCGAGTGCATCAGCCGCCGGTTTAACGCTTACACCGTGCTCAAAGGCCGCCACACATCGATATGCGCCCCAAACGGCAGCTTGCTCCACACCAACCGCAGCGGTAACCCCGGCCTGGCGGCGGCAGGCAGCGGCGATGTGTTGAGCGGCATCATCGGCAGCCTGCTGGCGCAAAGCATCAGCCCCGAACAAGCCATTTGCGGCGGCGTGTGGCTGCATGGTGCCGCCGCCGATGTATTGAAAGATTCCGAAACCGGCGAAACCGGTATGCTCTCCGGCGAGATCGCCCCCGCCGCCCGCTGGCTGCGCAACCGCATCACCGCCAACCTGCACCCTGAGAGCCAAGCCCGCGAAACCCTGCTACCATGA
- the gyrA gene encoding DNA gyrase subunit A gives MTDATIRNDHHFAKETLPVSLEEEMRRSYLDYAMSVIVGRALPDVRDGLKPVHRRVLYAMHELKNNWNSAYKKSARIVGDVIGKYHPHGDSAVYDTIVRMAQDFSMRYVLVDGQGNFGSVDGDGAAAMRYTEIRMAKIAHEMLADIEEETVNFGPNYDGSESEPLVLPTRFPALLVNGSSGIAVGMATNIPPHNLPDTIDACLKLLADPQTGIDELIDIIKAPDFPTGATIYGLGGVREGYKTGRGRVVMRGKTHIEPIGKNGEREAIIIDEIPYQVNKAKLVEKIGELVRDKVLEGISDLRDESDKSGMRVVIELKRNENAEVVLNQLYKLTQLQDSFGINMVALVDGQPRLLNLKQILSEFLRHRREVVTRRTLFRLKKARHEGHIAEGKAVALSNIDEMIQLIKESADAPEAKEKLLSRPWQSGLVGEMLARTDLDMQMARPEGLPAGLGLQAGGYFLSDIQADAILRMSLRNLTGLDQDTIVADYKTIMGQIIDFLDILAKPERITAIIGEELEEIKTNFGDGRRSEINPFGGDIADEDLIPPREMVVTLTHGGYIKTQPTTDYQAQRRGGRGKQAAATKDEDFIETLFVANTHDYLMCFTNFGKCHWIKVYKLPEGGRNSRGRPINNVIQLDEGEKVSAIMAVREFPEDEYVFFATAQGMVKKVQLSAFKNVRTQGIKAIALKDGDSLVGVAKTSGTSDIMLFSNLGKAIRFNEYYERSGEADDLENEDSDGLDMEAETEHDETDGADAPVLKGNGVRPSGRGSGGLRGMRLPEGGRIVSLLVSPPDHTEQQVLTATQNGYGKRTPIADYSRKGKGGQGIIAIDTGERNGELVAATLVNESDDLMLITSGGVLIRTKVAQIRETGRAAQGVRLINLDEGEMLVSLERIAEPEEDEMLEEGGGEHGESAEAESAGDIAGDDRRG, from the coding sequence ATGACCGACGCCACCATCCGCAACGACCATCATTTCGCCAAAGAAACCCTCCCCGTCAGCCTTGAAGAAGAAATGCGCCGCAGCTATCTCGATTACGCCATGAGCGTGATTGTGGGGCGCGCGCTGCCCGATGTGCGCGACGGCCTGAAACCCGTGCACCGCCGCGTGCTGTATGCCATGCACGAATTGAAAAACAATTGGAACAGTGCATATAAAAAATCTGCCCGCATTGTCGGCGACGTTATCGGTAAATACCACCCGCACGGCGATTCGGCGGTGTACGACACCATCGTGCGCATGGCGCAGGATTTTTCGATGCGCTATGTGTTGGTAGACGGCCAGGGCAACTTCGGCTCTGTCGATGGCGATGGCGCGGCGGCCATGCGCTACACCGAAATCCGCATGGCAAAAATCGCCCACGAAATGCTGGCCGACATCGAAGAGGAAACCGTTAATTTCGGCCCCAACTACGATGGCAGCGAAAGTGAACCGCTGGTGCTGCCCACCCGTTTTCCCGCTTTGCTGGTAAACGGCTCCTCGGGTATCGCCGTGGGCATGGCCACCAATATTCCGCCGCACAACCTGCCCGACACCATCGATGCCTGCCTGAAATTGCTGGCCGACCCGCAAACCGGTATAGACGAATTAATCGATATCATCAAAGCCCCCGATTTCCCCACCGGTGCCACCATCTACGGCTTGGGCGGGGTGCGCGAGGGTTATAAAACCGGCCGCGGCCGCGTGGTGATGCGCGGTAAAACCCATATCGAGCCTATCGGCAAAAACGGCGAGCGTGAAGCCATTATCATCGATGAAATCCCCTATCAGGTAAACAAAGCCAAGCTGGTGGAAAAAATCGGCGAGCTGGTGCGCGACAAAGTGTTAGAAGGCATTTCCGATCTGCGCGATGAATCCGACAAATCGGGTATGCGCGTGGTGATCGAACTGAAGCGCAACGAAAATGCCGAAGTGGTTTTAAACCAACTGTATAAATTAACCCAACTGCAAGACAGTTTCGGCATCAATATGGTGGCTTTGGTAGACGGCCAGCCGCGCCTTCTTAATCTGAAACAGATTTTGAGCGAATTTCTGCGCCACCGCCGCGAAGTCGTTACCCGCCGCACCCTGTTCCGCCTGAAAAAGGCGCGCCACGAAGGCCATATCGCCGAAGGCAAGGCGGTGGCCTTGTCGAATATTGATGAGATGATTCAGCTTATCAAAGAATCCGCCGATGCCCCCGAAGCCAAAGAAAAACTGCTCTCGCGCCCGTGGCAGTCGGGTTTGGTGGGCGAAATGCTGGCGCGCACCGATTTGGATATGCAGATGGCGCGCCCCGAAGGCCTGCCAGCAGGTTTGGGTTTGCAGGCGGGCGGCTATTTTCTCAGCGACATTCAGGCCGATGCTATTTTGCGCATGAGCCTGCGCAACCTCACCGGCCTCGATCAAGACACCATCGTGGCCGACTACAAAACCATCATGGGGCAGATTATTGATTTTCTGGATATTTTGGCCAAGCCCGAGCGCATCACCGCCATCATTGGTGAAGAACTGGAAGAAATCAAAACCAACTTCGGCGATGGGCGCCGCAGTGAAATCAACCCGTTTGGCGGCGATATTGCCGATGAAGATTTGATTCCGCCGCGAGAAATGGTGGTAACGCTCACCCACGGCGGCTACATCAAAACCCAGCCCACCACCGATTATCAGGCGCAGCGGCGCGGCGGGCGCGGCAAACAGGCTGCCGCCACCAAAGACGAAGACTTTATCGAAACCCTGTTTGTCGCCAACACCCATGATTATCTGATGTGCTTTACCAACTTCGGCAAGTGTCACTGGATTAAGGTGTACAAACTGCCCGAAGGCGGGCGTAACAGCCGAGGCCGCCCGATTAACAACGTGATTCAGCTTGACGAAGGCGAAAAGGTCAGCGCCATTATGGCCGTGCGCGAGTTCCCCGAAGACGAATACGTTTTCTTCGCCACCGCGCAGGGTATGGTGAAAAAAGTGCAGCTTTCCGCGTTTAAAAACGTGCGCACGCAAGGCATCAAGGCCATTGCCCTCAAAGACGGCGATTCGCTGGTGGGGGTGGCGAAAACCTCCGGCACCAGCGATATTATGCTGTTTTCCAATCTCGGCAAAGCCATCCGCTTTAACGAATATTACGAACGCAGCGGCGAAGCCGATGATTTGGAAAACGAAGATTCAGACGGCCTTGATATGGAAGCCGAAACCGAACACGATGAAACGGACGGTGCCGATGCGCCCGTATTGAAAGGCAACGGCGTACGCCCGTCCGGTCGGGGCAGCGGCGGTTTGCGCGGTATGCGCCTGCCTGAAGGCGGCCGCATCGTCAGCCTGCTGGTTTCCCCGCCCGACCATACCGAACAGCAGGTGCTCACCGCCACGCAAAACGGCTACGGCAAACGCACGCCGATTGCAGACTACAGCCGCAAAGGCAAAGGCGGGCAGGGTATCATCGCCATCGACACCGGCGAGCGCAACGGAGAATTGGTAGCCGCCACGCTGGTAAACGAAAGCGATGATTTGATGCTGATTACCAGCGGCGGCGTGTTAATCCGCACCAAAGTGGCGCAAATCCGCGAAACCGGCCGTGCTGCCCAAGGCGTGCGCCTGATCAATCTCGATGAGGGAGAAATGCTGGTGAGCCTCGAGCGGATTGCCGAGCCGGAAGAAGACGAAATGCTTGAAGAAGGCGGCGGAGAACACGGCGAAAGCGCCGAAGCCGAATCTGCCGGGGACATTGCCGGTGATGACAGGCGGGGATAA
- a CDS encoding CNP1-like family protein, whose protein sequence is MFDTEPPQPSEKPALPQRCPACRFQTAFANRKTIWNTTQPGKDSTADHVVPYVLRFTAASATGKPMPGCVTNARRRAPLRPPARRLTMTAVSNSRRAFMRPILMLALAAAALQVSAAPHSDKDTFENTRYQESEAEKSAREFKEADVALPAFPDTKNGGWFDIDAGNAFDKRPKILLESISRAPDGTVRYVLNVQSKQGHDNLTAEGIYCASSSFGGENKRSAYKVFGYGDPVNQRWIAPSKGSWKNIGSILSGADPIRGPLFRAFCEDGTPSGGPALQQRVIERAGKHHPSLTNRNK, encoded by the coding sequence ATGTTCGATACCGAGCCGCCGCAGCCGTCTGAAAAACCCGCCCTGCCTCAGAGATGCCCTGCATGCCGCTTTCAGACGGCCTTTGCAAACCGTAAAACCATATGGAACACAACGCAGCCGGGCAAAGACAGTACGGCAGACCATGTGGTTCCCTACGTTTTACGTTTTACCGCAGCCTCTGCAACCGGCAAACCTATGCCGGGCTGTGTAACAAATGCCCGCCGCCGTGCGCCGTTGCGCCCGCCTGCCCGCCGCCTTACAATGACCGCTGTTTCCAACTCACGGAGAGCTTTTATGCGCCCGATTCTGATGCTTGCGCTGGCCGCAGCCGCCCTGCAGGTTTCTGCTGCCCCGCACAGCGATAAAGACACCTTCGAAAACACCCGCTACCAGGAAAGCGAAGCCGAAAAATCGGCGCGGGAATTTAAAGAAGCCGATGTCGCCCTGCCTGCCTTTCCCGACACAAAAAACGGCGGCTGGTTTGATATTGATGCCGGCAACGCTTTCGACAAGCGGCCGAAAATCCTGCTCGAGAGCATCAGCCGCGCGCCGGACGGCACGGTGCGTTATGTTTTAAACGTGCAGTCGAAGCAGGGGCACGACAACCTCACCGCCGAAGGCATTTACTGCGCGTCCTCTTCTTTCGGCGGCGAGAACAAACGCTCGGCTTATAAAGTATTCGGCTACGGCGATCCGGTCAACCAACGCTGGATTGCCCCGAGTAAAGGCAGCTGGAAAAACATAGGCTCGATTCTCAGCGGTGCCGACCCCATACGCGGCCCGCTGTTCCGCGCGTTCTGCGAAGACGGCACCCCGAGCGGCGGGCCGGCTCTACAGCAGCGGGTTATCGAACGGGCGGGCAAACATCATCCTTCCCTGACCAACCGCAACAAATAA
- a CDS encoding sulfite exporter TauE/SafE family protein: MDLHLIALLAIGFLAGLMDAAVGGGGLLQIPALFNALPNSVPVTSVMGINKFASFSGTFTASVQFVRKIRVPWNMLLPAAVLAFLASYGGARLVAYLPVHHIKPAMLVIMAAMFVYTFFKKDLGQVARTAQLSRKETAWGLFFGALIGFYDGLFGPGTGSLLAFVFVRFFAYDFLTATASAKVINFTTNLAALAFFIPNGHIVWAWALPLAAANLCGGLAGTHLAIRGGSRLLRYGFMVLLCVLIGKFGWDLLHTA; this comes from the coding sequence ATGGATCTTCACCTTATTGCACTTCTTGCCATCGGCTTTCTGGCCGGGCTGATGGATGCTGCGGTGGGCGGCGGCGGTTTGTTGCAGATTCCCGCCCTCTTTAACGCCCTGCCCAACAGCGTGCCGGTTACCTCGGTGATGGGTATCAACAAATTTGCTTCATTCAGCGGCACCTTCACCGCCTCGGTTCAATTTGTGCGCAAAATCCGCGTGCCGTGGAACATGCTGCTGCCCGCCGCCGTGCTGGCGTTTCTGGCTTCTTACGGCGGCGCGCGGCTGGTAGCCTATCTGCCTGTCCACCATATCAAACCGGCAATGCTGGTGATTATGGCGGCGATGTTTGTTTACACGTTTTTTAAAAAAGATTTGGGGCAGGTTGCCCGCACCGCGCAACTGAGCCGCAAAGAAACCGCATGGGGGTTGTTTTTCGGCGCCCTGATCGGTTTTTATGACGGCCTGTTCGGCCCGGGCACCGGCAGCCTGCTGGCTTTTGTGTTTGTGCGTTTTTTCGCTTACGACTTTCTCACCGCCACCGCTTCGGCCAAAGTGATTAACTTCACCACTAATCTGGCCGCACTCGCGTTTTTTATCCCCAACGGCCACATTGTTTGGGCATGGGCGCTGCCGCTGGCGGCCGCCAACCTGTGCGGCGGGCTGGCGGGCACGCATCTGGCGATACGCGGCGGCAGCCGCTTGCTGCGCTATGGGTTTATGGTGCTGTTGTGCGTGTTAATCGGCAAGTTTGGTTGGGACCTGCTGCACACGGCATAA
- a CDS encoding AzlD family protein, which translates to MISWASFLTITGMLAVTYSTRLIGFSALRNRTPGRRAAAVMEAAPGCVLVAVIAPHFVSDKPHELVALAITLFAAARWGMLPTVLVAVVSSGVLGYLMK; encoded by the coding sequence ATGATTTCGTGGGCTTCGTTCCTCACCATTACGGGTATGCTGGCGGTAACCTATTCTACGCGGCTGATCGGTTTTTCCGCCCTGCGCAACCGCACACCGGGCAGGCGGGCGGCGGCGGTGATGGAAGCCGCGCCGGGCTGTGTGCTGGTTGCCGTGATTGCACCGCATTTCGTATCCGACAAACCGCATGAATTGGTTGCGCTCGCCATCACGCTGTTTGCTGCCGCCCGCTGGGGCATGCTGCCCACGGTGCTGGTGGCGGTGGTTTCATCGGGGGTGTTGGGTTATTTGATGAAATAA
- a CDS encoding AzlC family ABC transporter permease: MTTNNPPTRSEFKRGVKDCLPVIIGMLPFALILGVQGGQKGMSPLEMSMMAGLNFAGGSEFAAVGLWGSPLPALLIITVTLMINSRHILMGAALAPYLKGLPLKKALPALFFMADESWAMSLADIHRRKKLGLGLPLFSLPYYMGVSLTLYAVWVVFTGLGAAVGPGLGNVEAWGFGMAFPAVFLVLLRGLWKGFAAARPWLVSLVAAAAVYLAADGAWYVPAGAAAGLLAAYFGGDKA; encoded by the coding sequence ATGACAACGAACAACCCGCCGACCCGGTCCGAATTTAAACGCGGTGTGAAAGACTGCCTGCCGGTGATTATCGGCATGCTGCCGTTTGCATTGATTTTAGGCGTGCAGGGCGGGCAGAAAGGCATGAGCCCGCTGGAAATGTCGATGATGGCCGGGCTGAACTTTGCCGGCGGCTCCGAATTTGCCGCCGTGGGTTTGTGGGGCAGCCCGCTGCCGGCGCTGCTGATTATCACCGTAACCCTGATGATTAACAGCCGCCATATCCTGATGGGGGCGGCACTTGCGCCTTATCTGAAAGGGCTGCCTTTGAAAAAAGCCCTGCCCGCGCTGTTTTTTATGGCCGATGAAAGCTGGGCGATGAGCTTGGCCGACATCCACAGGCGCAAAAAGCTCGGTCTCGGCCTGCCGCTGTTTAGCCTGCCTTATTATATGGGTGTGAGCTTAACGCTTTATGCGGTGTGGGTGGTGTTCACCGGTTTGGGTGCGGCTGTCGGCCCGGGGTTGGGCAATGTGGAGGCTTGGGGATTCGGCATGGCTTTCCCCGCCGTGTTTCTGGTGCTGCTGCGCGGTTTGTGGAAAGGTTTTGCCGCCGCGCGCCCGTGGCTGGTGAGCTTGGTGGCGGCTGCGGCGGTATATCTCGCTGCCGATGGGGCGTGGTATGTGCCTGCCGGTGCGGCGGCGGGACTGCTGGCCGCTTATTTTGGGGGAGACAAAGCATGA
- the truB gene encoding tRNA pseudouridine(55) synthase TruB: MHKPTKRPVNGVLLLDKPQGLSSNAALQKARRLYRAEKAGHTGVLDPLATGLLPVCFGEAAKFAQYLLDADKAYTATLKLGEATTTGDAEGAVIAAAPANISPAAFQTACRALTGKIRQVPPMFSALKHEGRPLYEYARKGITIERKARGIEIYSINIRSFSPPAAVIDVRCSKGTYIRTLGEDIAKHTGTFAHLTALRRTETAGFTTAESHTLETLEALSEAERDALLLPCDALVRHLPATVIGSRAADMLQTGRRPDAEDRPEGGPLRIYRENGTFIGLAEIRQGRLKAVRLMNTAKCG, translated from the coding sequence ATGCACAAACCGACCAAACGCCCCGTAAACGGCGTGCTGCTGCTCGACAAACCGCAAGGGCTCTCGAGCAACGCCGCCCTGCAGAAAGCCCGCCGCCTCTACCGCGCCGAAAAAGCGGGGCACACCGGCGTGCTCGACCCGCTTGCCACCGGCCTCTTGCCCGTGTGTTTCGGCGAAGCCGCCAAATTCGCCCAATATCTGCTCGATGCCGACAAAGCCTACACCGCCACGCTGAAGCTCGGCGAAGCCACCACCACGGGTGATGCCGAAGGCGCAGTGATCGCCGCCGCGCCCGCAAATATCAGCCCGGCCGCTTTTCAGACGGCCTGCCGCGCATTAACGGGCAAAATCCGCCAAGTGCCGCCGATGTTTTCGGCATTGAAACACGAAGGCAGGCCGCTCTACGAATACGCCCGCAAAGGCATCACCATCGAGCGCAAAGCACGCGGCATCGAAATTTATTCGATCAATATCCGCTCGTTTTCCCCGCCCGCCGCCGTGATTGACGTGCGTTGCAGCAAAGGCACCTATATCCGCACCCTCGGCGAAGACATCGCCAAACACACCGGCACCTTCGCCCACCTCACCGCCCTGCGCCGCACCGAAACCGCAGGTTTCACCACCGCCGAAAGCCACACCCTTGAAACCCTCGAAGCCTTAAGCGAAGCCGAACGCGATGCGCTGCTGCTGCCCTGTGATGCGCTGGTTCGGCACCTGCCTGCAACCGTGATCGGCAGCCGCGCCGCCGATATGCTGCAAACAGGCCGCCGCCCCGATGCCGAGGACAGGCCGGAGGGCGGCCCGCTGCGCATATACCGCGAAAACGGCACCTTCATCGGCCTGGCCGAAATACGCCAGGGCCGTCTGAAAGCCGTGCGCCTGATGAACACAGCAAAATGCGGCTGA
- the rbfA gene encoding 30S ribosome-binding factor RbfA, whose protein sequence is MRKPQRGYARQDRVKEQIMRELAELVRKGLKDPRAGFITINDVEVTRDYSHATVYYTVLDDTAREITEEALEHAKGYLRSELSKRIKLFRTPELHFKYDESLARGMSISHLIDQVAAEKPVED, encoded by the coding sequence ATGAGAAAACCCCAACGGGGCTATGCCCGCCAAGACCGCGTGAAAGAGCAGATTATGCGCGAGCTGGCCGAACTGGTGCGCAAAGGCCTCAAAGACCCGCGCGCCGGTTTCATCACCATCAACGATGTGGAAGTTACCCGCGACTACAGCCACGCCACCGTTTATTACACCGTGCTTGACGACACCGCCCGCGAAATCACCGAAGAAGCGCTCGAACACGCCAAAGGCTACCTGCGCAGCGAATTGAGCAAACGCATCAAGCTGTTCCGCACGCCCGAGCTGCATTTCAAATACGATGAATCGCTGGCGCGCGGCATGAGCATCTCTCACCTGATTGATCAGGTGGCGGCAGAAAAACCGGTGGAAGACTAA